One genomic window of Clostridioides sp. ES-S-0054-01 includes the following:
- a CDS encoding ketoacyl-ACP synthase III has product MNTKAGILGVGSYLPEQSYDNFHFEKIMDTSDEWISTRTGIKERRFAKESEATSDLASKAALKAIECAKLNVEDIELIILATITPDMSLPSTACIVQDAIGAVNATAFDISAACSGFVYGVTIAKQFVETGCYKNVLVIGAETCSKFLNYDDRTTAVLFGDGAGAAVIGPVSEGGILSTHMGSDGKGKDCLKVPAGGSRLKASKETVEANLHTIEMAGSDVFKFAVRKMAETSLIALEKANLNTTDIDYLVPHQANIRIIQASSKRLELDMKKVYVNINKYGNMSAASIPVALDEAYREGKIKKGDNVVLVGFGGGLTWGASVVKWTL; this is encoded by the coding sequence ATGAATACAAAGGCTGGAATATTGGGAGTAGGAAGTTATCTACCTGAGCAATCATATGATAATTTTCACTTCGAAAAGATAATGGATACATCAGATGAGTGGATAAGTACTAGAACTGGTATTAAGGAAAGAAGATTTGCCAAGGAGTCTGAAGCAACTTCCGACCTAGCATCTAAAGCTGCCTTAAAAGCTATAGAATGTGCAAAGCTAAATGTAGAGGATATAGAGTTGATTATATTAGCGACAATTACTCCTGACATGTCTTTGCCTTCAACTGCATGTATAGTACAAGATGCAATAGGGGCAGTAAATGCTACTGCATTTGATATATCAGCAGCTTGTTCTGGATTTGTATATGGAGTAACTATTGCAAAGCAATTTGTGGAAACTGGTTGCTATAAAAATGTACTTGTAATAGGAGCAGAAACCTGTTCTAAGTTTTTAAACTATGATGATAGAACAACAGCAGTATTATTTGGAGATGGTGCTGGAGCAGCTGTTATTGGTCCTGTAAGTGAAGGTGGAATACTATCTACACATATGGGTTCTGATGGTAAAGGAAAAGATTGCTTAAAAGTACCTGCTGGGGGTTCAAGACTTAAAGCAAGTAAAGAGACTGTAGAAGCTAATCTACATACAATAGAAATGGCAGGTAGTGATGTGTTTAAATTTGCAGTTAGAAAGATGGCAGAAACTTCTTTAATAGCTCTTGAAAAAGCAAATTTAAATACAACTGATATAGACTATTTAGTACCACATCAAGCTAATATAAGAATCATACAAGCTTCTTCTAAAAGATTAGAACTTGATATGAAAAAAGTTTATGTAAATATAAACAAATATGGAAATATGTCTGCTGCATCTATCCCAGTAGCGTTAGATGAGGCTTATAGAGAAGGCAAAATTAAAAAGGGTGATAATGTAGTTTTAGTTGGCTTTGGTGGA
- the plsX gene encoding phosphate acyltransferase PlsX — translation MKIVIDGMGGDNAPKSNVEGAVNAIKEYQVDLIITGDKDLLEKEFSNYEFDRNKLEIVHTTEIIENEDKPVKAIRSKKDSSMVVALNLVKEGKADAIISAGNTGALLAGGLFVVGRIKGIDRPCLCSAIPNVKRGMTLIADCGANADCKPKNLVEFAAMSNIYSRKVLGLENPKVALANVGLEEGKGNDLVKKSYEEIKKLDLNFIGNVEAREVINAYTDIIICDGFTGNILLKSAEGVALSVMSLIKETFMASTKSKIGALLIKDDLRKLKSFIDYSEYGGAPLLGLNGGVIKAHGSSDAKAIKNAINQGIKFSKGKVVEDINQFISKYNEKNKNNEDE, via the coding sequence ATGAAAATAGTAATTGATGGAATGGGTGGAGATAATGCACCTAAATCTAATGTAGAAGGCGCAGTAAATGCTATAAAAGAATATCAAGTTGATTTAATAATCACAGGAGATAAAGATTTACTTGAAAAGGAATTTTCAAATTATGAATTTGATAGAAATAAATTAGAGATAGTTCATACTACTGAGATTATAGAAAATGAAGATAAACCAGTAAAGGCTATAAGAAGTAAAAAAGATTCTTCTATGGTAGTAGCATTAAACCTTGTAAAAGAAGGAAAGGCAGATGCTATAATATCAGCTGGAAATACAGGAGCCTTGCTTGCTGGTGGATTATTTGTTGTTGGTAGAATAAAAGGAATCGATAGACCTTGCTTATGTTCGGCAATACCAAATGTAAAGCGAGGAATGACACTTATAGCAGACTGTGGCGCAAATGCAGATTGTAAACCTAAGAATCTAGTTGAATTTGCAGCTATGAGTAATATTTATTCAAGAAAAGTTTTAGGTCTTGAAAATCCTAAGGTAGCATTGGCAAATGTTGGACTAGAGGAAGGCAAAGGCAATGATTTAGTTAAAAAGTCATATGAAGAAATTAAAAAATTAGATTTAAATTTTATAGGGAATGTAGAAGCTAGGGAAGTTATAAATGCATACACAGATATAATCATATGTGATGGATTTACAGGTAATATATTACTGAAATCTGCTGAAGGTGTAGCCCTTTCAGTTATGAGTCTTATAAAGGAAACTTTTATGGCCAGCACAAAAAGTAAAATAGGAGCATTGCTTATAAAGGATGATTTAAGAAAATTAAAGAGTTTTATAGATTATTCTGAGTATGGGGGAGCTCCACTTTTAGGTTTAAATGGAGGCGTTATAAAAGCTCATGGTAGTTCTGATGCTAAAGCTATAAAAAATGCCATAAATCAAGGAATAAAATTTTCAAAAGGAAAAGTCGTTGAAGATATTAATCAATTTATAAGCAAATATAATGAAAAAAATAAAAATAACGAAGATGAATAA